Proteins encoded within one genomic window of Candidatus Nezhaarchaeota archaeon:
- a CDS encoding DNA-directed DNA polymerase I produces the protein MVSRLLEEYFEVEEGFEAEYEEELYIPEKVELKPARNTGVCILLSVSYSGEAKKALLKLYDVEKRIMHFWYDDSGHKPYCLTDMSIEELKRSKVVSHPGFLGFERVKKFDVLKEREIELTKIIASDPLAIGGRRGAIRDLLPKAWEADIKYHNCYIFDRQLVPGMFYKVEDGKLVKVDVELSGEESEEVLKLFEDQVAIKELAKEWLPLFLAPIPDIRRAAIDIEVYSPDPDKLPNPKEALYPIIAFSLVDSDGRKLVFLLRRENVESSQLDEFPQDCEVRFFYDEYKMLEEIFKLLCEYPVILTFNGDNFDLNYILHRALKLGFSRDKVPISMTAGENPAALLTSSVHVDLYKFFHNKSIQGYAFSNKYRDVTLDAVAEALLSVRKIQLRGPVSQLSYAQLASYCLRDAELVMQFTKFNDDLVMKLVILFMRIAKMSMEDVTRQGISNWIRNMLYFEHRKRNYLIPRKDEIIAVKGQAVTEARIKGKKYMGAIVLKPPAGVYFNVAVLDFTSLYPSIVKTRNLSYEVINCNHPECKLNTIPSTPHWVCMKRQGLTSLLIGMLRDIRALWFKPMSKKVQDPAKRSLYEVVEKSLKVILNASYGVMGSSNFSLYCPPVAESTTAIGRYIITKTIEKAQSLGLKVLYGDTDSIFIHEPEELKIKELMRWAEEELKVDLDYDKHYKFVAFSGLKKNYVGVLVNGEVDIKGLVGKKRNTPPFLKEAFLNFVSLLSKVDTPEAFERSKTLIRNLARKVYDRLRERKYSLDELAFTVMLSKHPSEYAVSSQHVKAAKLLMAYKKNVDAGSIIRFVKVKGEPGVKPIQLARIDEIDVDKYVEHMRTTFEQVLTALGLDFDEILGVKSITSFFNK, from the coding sequence ATGGTGAGCAGGCTGCTTGAGGAGTACTTTGAAGTCGAGGAGGGCTTTGAAGCTGAATACGAAGAGGAACTCTATATTCCCGAGAAAGTTGAACTTAAACCAGCTAGGAACACTGGGGTATGCATACTCTTATCGGTCTCTTATAGTGGTGAAGCAAAGAAAGCCCTCCTCAAACTTTATGACGTTGAAAAGCGCATCATGCACTTCTGGTATGATGACTCCGGTCACAAGCCTTATTGCTTAACTGACATGAGTATTGAGGAGCTCAAGAGGAGCAAGGTCGTATCGCATCCAGGATTCTTAGGCTTTGAGAGGGTTAAGAAATTTGATGTTCTTAAAGAGAGAGAGATTGAACTTACGAAGATAATTGCTTCAGATCCTCTAGCTATAGGTGGAAGAAGGGGGGCCATAAGGGATCTACTACCCAAAGCTTGGGAAGCTGACATAAAGTACCATAACTGCTACATCTTCGATAGACAACTCGTACCAGGGATGTTCTATAAGGTTGAGGATGGGAAGCTAGTCAAAGTCGATGTAGAGCTTAGTGGAGAGGAATCTGAAGAAGTTTTAAAGCTCTTTGAAGATCAGGTAGCAATTAAAGAGCTCGCAAAAGAGTGGTTACCACTCTTCTTAGCACCTATACCTGACATAAGGAGAGCGGCAATAGACATAGAGGTCTACTCCCCTGATCCTGATAAGCTTCCAAACCCTAAAGAAGCTTTGTACCCAATAATAGCATTTAGTCTCGTAGACTCTGACGGAAGGAAGCTCGTCTTCCTACTAAGAAGAGAAAACGTTGAGTCTTCACAGCTAGACGAGTTTCCGCAAGATTGTGAGGTGAGGTTCTTCTATGACGAGTACAAGATGTTGGAGGAGATTTTCAAGCTACTATGCGAGTATCCAGTGATACTCACATTCAATGGAGATAACTTCGACTTAAATTACATACTTCATAGAGCACTTAAGCTTGGCTTTTCTAGGGATAAAGTACCAATATCAATGACCGCAGGCGAAAATCCTGCAGCACTCTTAACATCATCAGTTCACGTGGATCTTTACAAGTTCTTCCACAACAAATCCATTCAAGGCTATGCCTTCAGTAACAAGTACAGAGACGTGACCTTAGATGCTGTTGCTGAAGCATTGCTCTCAGTCAGGAAAATTCAGCTTAGAGGGCCAGTCTCACAGTTAAGCTACGCTCAATTAGCATCTTACTGCTTGAGAGATGCTGAGTTAGTGATGCAGTTTACGAAGTTTAACGATGATCTTGTAATGAAACTCGTGATACTCTTCATGCGCATAGCCAAGATGAGCATGGAGGATGTTACTAGACAAGGCATATCGAATTGGATAAGAAATATGCTATACTTCGAACACCGTAAGAGGAACTACCTAATACCGAGGAAGGATGAGATAATAGCTGTCAAGGGTCAAGCAGTAACAGAAGCTAGAATAAAGGGCAAAAAGTACATGGGTGCGATAGTACTGAAACCTCCAGCAGGAGTTTACTTCAACGTAGCAGTTCTTGACTTCACATCACTGTATCCAAGCATAGTTAAGACCAGGAACTTATCATATGAAGTCATAAACTGCAATCATCCAGAATGTAAGTTGAATACGATACCCTCAACGCCGCACTGGGTTTGCATGAAAAGGCAGGGCTTGACATCCTTATTAATAGGAATGCTACGAGACATCAGAGCACTATGGTTCAAGCCTATGTCTAAAAAGGTCCAAGATCCAGCAAAGAGAAGTCTCTATGAGGTGGTTGAGAAGAGCTTGAAGGTTATATTGAATGCTTCCTATGGAGTCATGGGCTCCTCAAACTTCTCGCTATACTGTCCTCCAGTTGCAGAAAGCACAACAGCTATAGGTAGGTACATAATAACTAAGACTATAGAGAAAGCTCAAAGTCTAGGGCTCAAGGTTCTTTACGGTGATACGGACAGCATCTTCATCCACGAACCTGAAGAGCTAAAGATAAAGGAGCTAATGCGATGGGCTGAGGAAGAGCTTAAGGTAGACTTGGACTACGACAAGCACTATAAGTTCGTGGCCTTCTCTGGATTAAAGAAGAACTATGTGGGGGTTCTCGTGAACGGCGAAGTTGACATTAAAGGTCTTGTTGGAAAGAAGAGGAATACACCACCATTTCTGAAGGAGGCCTTCTTAAATTTTGTGAGCTTATTGAGTAAAGTAGACACGCCAGAAGCCTTTGAAAGATCAAAAACTCTAATTAGAAACTTGGCGCGAAAAGTCTATGATAGGTTGAGGGAGAGAAAGTATAGTCTCGATGAGCTGGCCTTTACCGTCATGCTGTCGAAACATCCATCGGAGTACGCCGTCTCCTCCCAACACGTGAAGGCAGCTAAGCTCTTGATGGCCTACAAGAAGAATGTAGATGCTGGCTCGATAATAAGATTCGTGAAGGTAAAGGGGGAGCCAGGCGTTAAACCCATCCAGCTTGCAAGGATAGATGAAATAGATGTAGATAAATACGTTGAGCACATGAGGACTACATTCGAGCAAGTACTTACTGCTTTAGGTCTAGACTTTGACGAGATCCTCGGAGTTAAGAGTATAACCTCGTTCTTCAATAAATAG
- a CDS encoding sulfite exporter TauE/SafE family protein → MRSILFVSFFGLMIGGVAGLIGVGGGEFRIPVLLYALKRPAATAVAINLFVGLLVVVASFIRRLQLGLLSDNYTNIAFTMSISSIIGAYLGARLIGKFPEKMLRKILVLFLIVVGLKIGIEVFIEAPMPPDFTLGFVEEALLSLC, encoded by the coding sequence ATGAGGAGTATCTTATTTGTCTCATTCTTTGGCTTGATGATTGGGGGCGTTGCTGGGTTAATAGGTGTTGGTGGAGGTGAATTTAGAATCCCAGTTTTGCTTTACGCACTTAAACGCCCAGCCGCCACTGCTGTAGCAATTAACCTATTTGTAGGCTTGCTAGTAGTTGTCGCTTCCTTCATTAGACGTCTTCAATTAGGTTTGTTGAGCGATAACTACACCAACATAGCCTTCACTATGTCGATTTCATCAATTATCGGTGCTTATTTAGGAGCTCGATTAATAGGTAAGTTCCCTGAAAAGATGTTAAGAAAGATTTTAGTATTGTTCCTAATAGTAGTCGGCTTAAAGATTGGGATTGAGGTCTTCATCGAAGCACCAATGCCTCCCGACTTCACGTTAGGCTTTGTAGAAGAGGCCTTGTTATCTCTGTGCTGA
- a CDS encoding GIY-YIG nuclease family protein, whose protein sequence is MTCNPGPDLKHDVNRLDEPPLNILPEKGVYTVIIHVVKEEKMCIGSLGVTDIVKGFYAYTGSGLGRGTLSLRGRVLRHLTRRKKLKWHIDYLTSSKSSIIVGVVASQVDKKFECMIASAINSLTKYVKGFGCSDCKCSSHLALLPLQDVDGCINFIKNVYINLGLTPISITFSS, encoded by the coding sequence ATGACTTGTAACCCGGGTCCTGACCTCAAACATGATGTCAACAGGCTCGATGAGCCTCCCCTCAACATCCTCCCAGAAAAGGGTGTGTACACAGTAATAATTCATGTTGTAAAAGAAGAGAAGATGTGCATAGGTTCATTGGGGGTTACAGATATAGTAAAAGGATTTTATGCGTACACTGGTTCAGGGCTAGGTCGAGGGACTTTAAGCCTTAGAGGCAGGGTCTTGAGGCACCTCACGAGGAGGAAGAAGTTGAAGTGGCATATAGACTACTTAACATCATCCAAGTCGTCGATTATAGTCGGAGTTGTTGCATCACAGGTTGATAAAAAGTTCGAATGCATGATAGCATCTGCAATAAACTCTCTCACAAAGTATGTGAAAGGGTTTGGATGCAGTGATTGTAAATGCTCTTCTCACCTAGCCCTCTTACCGCTTCAGGACGTGGATGGTTGCATCAACTTCATTAAGAATGTTTACATAAACCTAGGCCTTACGCCAATATCTATAACCTTTTCATCTTAA
- the npdG gene encoding NADPH-dependent F420 reductase, with translation MKIALLGGTGDMGEGLALRWVKNHEILIGSREALKGARVAAEYLVKAKEFYGDDMKGTIRGMANPDAAAEADVIVLTIPYEHAASTIISIKDRLRPNQILISPVVPMVKVDRGMMYVPIIDGGRVMSYAEALARELKNIPVVAAFHAISAKKLANPSLVLNYDVPIAGDDEKAVEVVANLTREIRNLRPVYVGPLKLALMIESLTPLIINAAIFSKIKDASIAFVE, from the coding sequence GTGAAGATTGCTCTCTTAGGCGGAACAGGAGACATGGGCGAGGGTTTGGCGTTAAGATGGGTTAAGAACCACGAGATACTTATAGGATCCAGAGAAGCATTGAAGGGTGCGAGAGTAGCTGCAGAATATCTAGTAAAGGCTAAAGAGTTTTATGGAGATGACATGAAGGGTACTATAAGAGGTATGGCAAATCCTGATGCTGCTGCTGAAGCCGACGTCATAGTCCTCACAATACCATACGAGCATGCAGCCTCGACCATTATTAGCATAAAAGATAGGCTTCGACCAAACCAAATACTAATTTCTCCTGTTGTGCCAATGGTTAAAGTCGATAGAGGAATGATGTATGTGCCAATAATAGATGGAGGTAGAGTAATGTCGTATGCCGAAGCGTTAGCGAGAGAGTTGAAGAACATTCCAGTTGTAGCAGCCTTCCACGCCATATCCGCTAAGAAGCTCGCGAACCCCTCCTTAGTCCTAAACTACGATGTTCCCATAGCAGGCGATGACGAGAAGGCAGTTGAAGTGGTGGCAAACCTTACACGCGAAATTCGTAATTTACGACCAGTTTACGTAGGTCCACTAAAGCTAGCATTAATGATAGAGTCGTTGACTCCATTAATTATAAACGCAGCCATATTTAGCAAGATAAAGGATGCATCTATAGCATTCGTTGAATGA
- a CDS encoding 4Fe-4S binding protein: MYYEELVQRLGFPTSALLRRILEHLMSEEEARVVVALPGSVEELAEKLSMEKAKVKEILENLFRKGVVIPKDFEDREYFRFVRDVVQLHDATLASRHMRDPEYARLWKEFGEKEAYKVVGEVRALTGVKTWRVIPAYNAIKDLPDVLPWENIIEMMRAQKKIAVVPCSCRNVTRFAANGCQYTKELVEDERTWKCIQVGRGAEYAVKRGSGIEISIDEAIELIERIERDGLVHTWANTAKVVDRSVTVNCNCCQDCCEFFLASKHSGIPISMILEKSRYVAYVDEDACVACGSCVKRCHFNAITLGDYAKVDEEKCFGCGVCVVGCKQGAIRLKVVREKEHIPP, from the coding sequence GTGTACTACGAAGAGCTAGTGCAGAGACTAGGCTTTCCAACTTCTGCGCTTTTGAGAAGAATTCTAGAGCACTTAATGTCAGAGGAAGAAGCAAGAGTCGTAGTAGCCCTGCCAGGGAGCGTCGAAGAGTTAGCAGAGAAGCTCTCCATGGAGAAGGCGAAGGTCAAAGAGATTCTGGAGAACCTCTTCAGAAAAGGGGTAGTGATACCAAAGGACTTTGAGGATAGAGAGTACTTCAGGTTTGTAAGAGATGTAGTTCAACTCCACGATGCAACCCTAGCATCAAGGCATATGAGAGACCCTGAGTATGCAAGGCTCTGGAAAGAATTTGGTGAAAAGGAAGCTTACAAAGTAGTTGGTGAAGTTAGAGCGTTAACTGGGGTCAAGACTTGGAGGGTCATTCCAGCTTATAATGCTATAAAGGACTTGCCTGATGTCCTACCTTGGGAAAACATAATTGAGATGATGAGGGCGCAGAAGAAGATAGCTGTCGTTCCATGCTCATGTAGGAACGTAACACGTTTTGCAGCAAATGGTTGTCAGTACACTAAGGAGCTTGTCGAAGATGAAAGGACGTGGAAGTGCATACAAGTTGGTAGAGGGGCTGAGTACGCCGTAAAGAGGGGCTCTGGAATAGAGATAAGCATCGACGAGGCCATAGAACTCATAGAGAGGATAGAAAGAGATGGTTTAGTGCATACATGGGCCAATACAGCGAAGGTTGTGGATAGAAGTGTCACTGTGAATTGCAACTGCTGTCAGGACTGTTGTGAGTTCTTCTTGGCATCAAAGCACTCAGGCATACCGATATCGATGATTCTCGAGAAGAGTCGTTACGTGGCTTACGTAGATGAAGATGCTTGCGTGGCTTGTGGTTCATGCGTAAAGAGATGCCACTTTAACGCTATAACATTAGGCGACTACGCTAAAGTTGATGAAGAAAAGTGCTTTGGTTGTGGTGTTTGCGTGGTAGGCTGTAAGCAGGGAGCTATAAGGCTGAAGGTCGTGAGGGAAAAGGAGCATATACCACCATAA
- a CDS encoding isocitrate/isopropylmalate dehydrogenase family protein: MKYRIAVIYGDGIGPEVIGAALKVLEALDLNAEYVEVKAGYEYWKQSGRPIEDGALDVIKSCNCILKGPLMTPPGPESYRSVTITLRQALDLYANVRPFKSFGRTSKKIDMVIVRENTEDLYSGIEFKVGSTAITLRIISERASKRIARFAFELAKREGKKRVTVVHKANVMKESCGLFRSAFFEVAKLYPEIQADELIVDAAAYRIIVAPETLEVLVTSNMFGDILSDVAAGVVGSIGLAPSANVGDEHAMFEPVHGTAPDIAGKGVANPIASILSAAMMLSHLGEVEKARAIEAAVDKLILEGRVLTPDMGGTAKTMDVANEVARLARTILQSQC; encoded by the coding sequence TTGAAATACAGGATAGCAGTCATATACGGTGATGGCATAGGTCCCGAAGTTATTGGGGCAGCTCTTAAGGTCCTTGAAGCTCTTGACCTCAATGCCGAGTACGTGGAGGTGAAGGCTGGCTATGAGTATTGGAAACAATCGGGTAGACCCATTGAGGATGGAGCCCTCGACGTAATAAAGAGCTGCAATTGCATTCTAAAAGGACCTTTAATGACCCCTCCAGGTCCTGAGTCTTATAGATCAGTCACCATAACCTTGAGACAGGCACTAGACCTTTACGCAAATGTTAGGCCGTTCAAGAGCTTTGGTAGGACATCGAAGAAAATAGACATGGTGATAGTGAGGGAGAACACGGAGGACCTCTACTCAGGAATAGAGTTCAAAGTTGGCTCTACAGCGATTACCTTAAGGATCATAAGTGAAAGAGCATCTAAGAGGATTGCGAGATTCGCTTTCGAGCTAGCTAAGAGAGAGGGTAAGAAGAGGGTTACAGTAGTCCACAAAGCGAACGTTATGAAGGAGTCTTGTGGTCTATTCCGTTCAGCTTTCTTCGAAGTTGCCAAGCTATACCCTGAAATTCAGGCAGATGAGCTAATAGTTGATGCAGCTGCGTACAGGATAATAGTAGCACCGGAAACCCTTGAAGTCCTCGTGACCTCAAATATGTTCGGAGATATACTCTCTGATGTCGCTGCAGGAGTTGTAGGAAGTATTGGGCTCGCGCCTTCAGCTAACGTAGGCGACGAACATGCCATGTTTGAGCCAGTTCATGGAACAGCTCCGGACATAGCCGGCAAGGGGGTTGCAAATCCAATAGCGTCAATTCTATCTGCAGCGATGATGCTGAGCCATTTAGGCGAAGTTGAGAAAGCGAGGGCAATAGAGGCGGCGGTCGATAAGCTGATCTTAGAGGGCAGGGTGCTAACACCGGACATGGGTGGCACTGCTAAGACCATGGACGTGGCAAATGAAGTAGCACGACTTGCAAGAACGATTTTGCAATCACAGTGTTAA
- a CDS encoding DUF4392 domain-containing protein encodes MEFKHLCEELDKILRLDLGFRRVVDGLYLEARSIVGKPLTQAFSETINAMRRGHVMVITGFKAMPKAVQETDGPPGAVVLAKTLTTLGFSVSLAIEEDSVEVLETGLEVLDLKCPVHPLPVNAPLSDLSRKLLEELKPSALIFVEKAGANDVGVYHNMLGVDISKYHAKVEKLLEDARSMNCKIIAIGDGGNEVGFGLVKRAVRKLVPRGSDCGCPCRGGIAASSKADVIVVSSISNIGCYAASCALLVSNNSPWFYDRDLELKLLKAMVDVGAVDAMSSDACMMVDGVPVEIIASLVDIMSYIVERSLKMKRL; translated from the coding sequence GTGGAATTTAAGCATTTATGCGAAGAGTTGGATAAAATCCTGAGACTGGACTTAGGTTTTAGGAGGGTCGTTGACGGTCTCTACTTAGAAGCTAGGTCAATCGTGGGCAAACCTCTTACGCAAGCTTTCTCAGAGACCATTAACGCTATGAGACGTGGACACGTGATGGTGATTACGGGGTTTAAGGCTATGCCCAAAGCGGTCCAAGAGACTGATGGACCTCCAGGTGCAGTAGTGCTCGCAAAGACTCTTACAACATTAGGGTTTAGCGTCTCCCTAGCCATCGAGGAAGATTCGGTTGAAGTCCTCGAAACTGGGCTCGAAGTCCTCGACCTGAAGTGCCCTGTACACCCTCTACCAGTTAATGCCCCCTTAAGCGATCTATCTCGGAAGTTGCTTGAGGAGCTTAAACCTAGTGCGTTGATCTTTGTTGAGAAGGCCGGGGCTAATGATGTTGGGGTTTATCATAACATGTTGGGGGTCGATATTAGTAAGTACCATGCTAAGGTTGAGAAGCTCTTGGAGGATGCTCGAAGTATGAATTGTAAGATCATAGCGATAGGTGATGGCGGAAACGAAGTGGGCTTTGGGCTCGTGAAGAGAGCGGTGAGGAAGCTTGTTCCTCGAGGAAGCGATTGTGGATGTCCGTGTCGTGGAGGTATAGCTGCGTCATCGAAAGCAGACGTGATAGTGGTCTCGTCAATATCTAATATTGGTTGCTATGCTGCTTCGTGCGCTCTCTTAGTCTCTAATAACTCTCCTTGGTTTTATGACCGTGATTTAGAACTTAAACTCTTAAAGGCAATGGTCGATGTTGGGGCGGTTGATGCTATGAGCAGCGATGCCTGTATGATGGTTGATGGCGTACCTGTCGAGATCATAGCGTCGTTGGTGGACATTATGTCATACATAGTCGAAAGAAGTCTTAAGATGAAAAGGTTATAG
- a CDS encoding sulfite exporter TauE/SafE family protein — translation MLIGLAIGIIAGYFGVAGGEFRIPALIYIFGLDIVDAGTLSLLVSIPTVASGLFEHHKMKRLNYDARIIATAMGVSSVIGSLIGASYVNNVDKDLLKVMLGAILILSALRIATKP, via the coding sequence GTGCTGATAGGTTTAGCGATAGGTATCATCGCAGGATACTTTGGAGTTGCTGGTGGTGAGTTTCGTATTCCAGCGTTGATCTACATCTTCGGCCTCGACATCGTTGACGCTGGTACTCTTAGCCTCCTCGTCTCTATTCCAACAGTTGCTTCAGGTCTCTTCGAGCATCATAAGATGAAGCGCTTAAACTATGATGCGCGCATCATTGCTACAGCTATGGGAGTAAGCTCAGTTATAGGTTCCCTAATCGGGGCTTCCTACGTTAACAATGTAGATAAAGATTTGCTTAAGGTAATGCTTGGAGCTATTCTCATCTTGTCAGCTCTACGAATCGCTACTAAACCATAG
- a CDS encoding arginine--tRNA ligase, with product MSSIIPFNLFEEECSRLLKKSLEGSGIELIENLLARGLETPPAKGMGELAFPCFELAKSLGKNPKELAEELATKMSMVERKYVSDIKPAGLGYINFYVNHFRLAQELFTAVANLGSQYGWVKVERPLKIIVEHTSGNPIHPLTIGTGRNAVIGDSLASLLRARGHDVETHFYVNDVGLQVMIAAYGYSKVINRVKGGKFDHLMGIIYSMTNSIVEIIELRKRLERTSDDETKREVLKEIDEWVGIAYELRNRDPELFDLLLSKISEDEDPKAAISKLNKDYEEGVKEAIEVVRGLCESVIEGFKQTLSRMWIHFDSWDWESEIAVWSGATEELIRKIEGIAPWALERSEGALVLNVDGIASALDLKEEWGLANKEIPKLTLKRADGTTLYTTRDIAYALWKLRRADKVINVIGAEQSLAQLQLKIVLALLGVRDVETRYIHYAYELVKLPGAKMSSRRGRYISLDDLLNESVNRVRIEVEKRGSALSDEEKREIAEIIGVGAVKYALLNVTATKPITFDFDQVVNFERNSFPFINYTYVRALGILRKSGFTPTPNVDTSRLTHDYERELVIQMAKYPKIFIEAADELKPELLTNYLNQLSELFNSYYEKVNVIKEKDEETRKARLMLVYSIKTVIESCAKALNLKLAQRM from the coding sequence ATGTCAAGCATCATACCCTTCAATTTATTTGAAGAAGAGTGCTCAAGGTTACTTAAGAAATCGCTTGAAGGATCAGGAATAGAATTGATTGAGAACCTCTTGGCAAGAGGTTTAGAGACCCCTCCTGCGAAGGGGATGGGAGAACTAGCATTCCCTTGTTTCGAGCTCGCTAAGTCACTAGGTAAGAACCCCAAGGAGCTGGCCGAAGAACTAGCTACGAAGATGTCGATGGTGGAGAGGAAGTACGTGAGCGATATCAAGCCCGCAGGTCTTGGCTACATAAACTTCTACGTTAACCACTTCAGGCTTGCTCAAGAGCTATTCACAGCAGTTGCAAACCTTGGATCGCAGTACGGATGGGTAAAGGTCGAGAGACCACTCAAGATAATAGTAGAACATACTAGTGGTAACCCAATACACCCTCTGACCATAGGCACTGGAAGGAACGCCGTCATAGGCGATAGCTTAGCATCTTTGCTGAGAGCTCGTGGTCACGATGTTGAAACCCACTTCTACGTCAACGATGTAGGTCTTCAAGTGATGATCGCTGCTTACGGGTACTCGAAGGTGATCAACAGGGTCAAGGGCGGAAAGTTTGATCACTTAATGGGAATCATTTATTCGATGACAAACTCGATAGTAGAGATAATCGAGCTCAGAAAGAGACTTGAAAGAACATCAGACGATGAGACAAAGCGCGAGGTGTTGAAGGAGATTGATGAGTGGGTTGGGATAGCTTATGAACTTAGGAATAGAGACCCTGAGCTCTTCGACTTACTTCTAAGTAAGATAAGTGAGGATGAAGATCCTAAGGCAGCAATATCCAAGTTGAATAAGGATTATGAAGAGGGGGTTAAAGAGGCCATTGAAGTCGTGAGGGGGCTATGCGAGTCGGTCATAGAGGGCTTCAAACAAACTCTATCAAGGATGTGGATACACTTCGACTCATGGGATTGGGAGAGCGAGATAGCTGTATGGAGTGGAGCCACTGAGGAATTAATTAGGAAGATAGAGGGCATAGCTCCTTGGGCTCTCGAGAGGTCTGAAGGAGCTTTAGTGTTAAATGTCGACGGGATAGCTTCAGCATTAGACCTCAAGGAGGAGTGGGGCTTAGCTAATAAGGAAATACCAAAACTAACCTTGAAGAGAGCTGATGGAACAACCCTCTACACCACTAGGGACATAGCCTACGCGCTATGGAAGCTTAGAAGGGCTGATAAGGTCATAAACGTGATAGGGGCAGAACAGAGCTTGGCTCAACTTCAATTAAAGATAGTATTAGCCCTTCTTGGAGTAAGAGACGTCGAGACCAGGTATATCCATTACGCGTACGAGCTCGTTAAGCTTCCGGGGGCTAAGATGTCGAGTAGGAGGGGCAGGTACATCTCCTTAGATGACCTCTTAAACGAGTCAGTCAATAGGGTTAGGATAGAGGTGGAGAAGAGAGGTTCAGCATTAAGCGATGAGGAAAAGAGGGAGATAGCTGAAATAATCGGCGTGGGCGCAGTTAAATACGCACTTCTAAACGTTACAGCCACTAAGCCCATAACCTTCGATTTCGACCAAGTGGTCAACTTCGAGAGGAACAGTTTCCCCTTCATAAACTATACGTACGTTAGGGCGCTCGGTATCTTGAGGAAGAGTGGCTTCACGCCAACGCCTAACGTTGATACATCTAGGCTAACTCACGACTATGAGAGAGAGCTGGTGATACAAATGGCTAAGTACCCCAAGATATTTATAGAAGCAGCTGATGAGCTCAAACCAGAGTTACTTACGAATTATCTAAACCAGTTGAGCGAGCTCTTCAACTCGTACTACGAGAAAGTAAATGTAATAAAAGAAAAAGATGAGGAAACCCGGAAAGCTAGGTTGATGCTGGTCTACTCGATTAAGACCGTTATCGAGAGCTGCGCTAAGGCGCTCAATCTTAAACTGGCTCAACGAATGTAA
- a CDS encoding DUF2286 domain-containing protein codes for MSKSRSQKKQESSKGNDLDKVVIIHSERGNIKRVIELSGPLHEVVKKAALEALQLWNPETSDFVVMRDNYTKTLKLPLTKEEYEVYSKFEMRRGSKEAEVVVPIYIASFNNEWRETDYYDNEIFIIAPKLPQEDLEELKRRAMIATSEEQLEASGLSGLEEDLEELEEEEEEE; via the coding sequence ATGTCTAAGTCTAGAAGTCAGAAAAAGCAGGAGAGCTCCAAAGGAAATGACCTTGACAAGGTGGTTATCATACACTCCGAGAGAGGTAATATTAAGAGGGTCATCGAGCTCAGCGGACCTCTCCACGAGGTTGTCAAGAAAGCTGCCCTTGAGGCCTTACAACTATGGAATCCAGAAACATCCGACTTCGTGGTCATGAGGGACAATTACACTAAGACCTTGAAGTTACCTTTAACTAAAGAGGAGTACGAGGTTTATTCGAAATTCGAAATGCGTAGAGGGTCCAAAGAAGCTGAGGTTGTTGTCCCCATTTACATAGCCTCGTTCAATAATGAATGGAGGGAAACTGACTACTATGACAATGAGATATTCATTATAGCTCCCAAGTTGCCACAGGAGGATCTGGAAGAGCTTAAGAGGAGAGCTATGATCGCTACCTCAGAAGAGCAGCTTGAAGCAAGTGGCTTGAGTGGTCTAGAAGAAGACTTAGAGGAACTTGAAGAGGAAGAGGAGGAAGAGTAG